In Zunongwangia profunda SM-A87, the following proteins share a genomic window:
- a CDS encoding transglutaminase domain-containing protein: MHLKFYLIALLLIGGTAQAQNYKFGKVSKEEVQETAHPTNKDADAAILYKKQYTFYEYNSNTGFALITKYHYRIKLYNEDGFDWATVNLNSYINGSDDEKIYGIKGYTYNLEGDQLVEEKLRKDEIFDEEVSKYRKAVKFTMPSLKPGSVIEYEYEKSSPFLTSLDDTELQTTIPIKKIEVKVEIPEFFGFVSHYNQLASLFVPVTQTSEPFNMHAQSTNYLQKVYTIAKEDIPALKEEVYVDYLDNYAARIKWELQYTKFPNQPMEYFSHTWDDVSKSIYDEGGYATELRKSNFFKDDIDGVLAEAANPEEKLILIYNFVKSKIAWNDYIGYTAENGIRKAYKEGTGNTGDINLLLTAMLRYAGLQAYPVLLSTKSNGVPVFPTRSGFNYVIVGVQLGEQIILLDATDKNAAPGELPDRARNWQGRIIQDDGKSDWVYLLPNYKSSKWDYLNFQITEDLKIKGKCTGVYNRLAAKNHRDKYRGINQDNYIEMLQEGKGDILISALTKENEHQIGSDIKEIYQFEIHNGVEAIGDKLYINPLLFLAEDENPFKAEERTYPIYLNYPMKYGSTVNIMVPKGYKVESLPESAMVKMNEDGANFKYIISQSANFLRIETSIDLNKSIYACSDYEYLKKLFR; this comes from the coding sequence ATGCATTTAAAATTTTATCTCATTGCCTTGCTCTTAATAGGAGGTACAGCGCAGGCACAAAATTACAAATTTGGTAAGGTCTCTAAAGAAGAGGTTCAGGAAACAGCACATCCTACAAACAAAGATGCAGACGCTGCGATATTGTATAAAAAACAATACACGTTCTATGAATATAATTCAAATACCGGTTTTGCGCTAATAACAAAATATCATTATAGAATTAAGCTTTATAATGAAGATGGGTTCGATTGGGCGACCGTGAATTTAAATTCCTATATAAACGGTAGTGATGATGAGAAAATTTACGGCATTAAAGGCTATACCTATAATCTTGAAGGAGATCAACTTGTTGAAGAAAAATTAAGAAAAGATGAAATTTTTGATGAAGAGGTTTCTAAATACCGAAAAGCTGTTAAATTCACGATGCCATCCCTAAAACCAGGTAGCGTTATTGAATATGAATACGAGAAAAGTAGTCCGTTTTTAACCTCTTTGGATGACACAGAGCTTCAAACGACGATCCCGATAAAAAAGATAGAAGTTAAAGTTGAAATTCCGGAATTTTTTGGTTTTGTATCACATTACAATCAGCTGGCCTCACTTTTTGTTCCCGTAACGCAAACGAGTGAACCTTTTAATATGCATGCGCAAAGCACAAATTATTTGCAGAAGGTATATACTATTGCAAAAGAAGATATCCCGGCGCTAAAAGAAGAAGTGTATGTGGATTACCTAGATAATTATGCTGCAAGGATAAAATGGGAGTTACAATACACCAAGTTTCCTAATCAACCTATGGAATATTTTAGCCATACCTGGGATGATGTGTCTAAATCTATTTATGATGAAGGGGGCTATGCTACAGAGCTAAGAAAAAGTAATTTCTTCAAGGATGATATTGATGGGGTATTAGCAGAAGCAGCGAATCCCGAAGAAAAGCTGATTCTTATATATAACTTCGTGAAAAGTAAAATCGCGTGGAATGACTATATTGGTTATACGGCGGAAAACGGAATTAGAAAGGCCTATAAAGAGGGTACCGGGAATACTGGAGATATAAACTTACTGCTTACGGCTATGCTCCGTTACGCTGGTTTGCAGGCCTATCCTGTTTTGTTAAGCACTAAAAGTAACGGGGTTCCTGTTTTTCCCACACGCTCTGGATTTAATTACGTGATCGTGGGCGTACAATTAGGGGAACAAATCATTCTTTTGGATGCCACAGATAAAAATGCAGCACCTGGAGAACTACCAGATCGCGCCAGGAACTGGCAGGGTAGAATTATTCAGGATGATGGAAAATCAGATTGGGTGTATTTATTACCAAATTATAAGTCTTCAAAGTGGGATTATCTCAACTTTCAGATCACCGAAGATCTAAAAATAAAAGGAAAGTGTACTGGTGTATATAACAGATTGGCGGCAAAAAATCATCGAGATAAATATCGTGGGATTAATCAGGATAATTATATAGAAATGCTTCAGGAGGGGAAAGGTGATATTTTGATTTCAGCTTTAACCAAAGAAAATGAGCACCAAATAGGGAGCGATATTAAAGAGATTTATCAATTTGAAATTCATAACGGGGTCGAAGCCATTGGAGATAAATTATATATAAATCCGCTATTATTTTTGGCTGAGGATGAGAATCCTTTTAAGGCTGAAGAGCGAACCTATCCCATTTATTTAAATTACCCAATGAAATATGGTAGTACCGTCAATATTATGGTTCCTAAAGGTTATAAAGTAGAGTCATTACCAGAGAGTGCTATGGTAAAAATGAATGAGGATGGTGCGAATTTTAAATACATCATTTCCCAGAGTGCAAACTTCCTACGAATTGAAACCTCGATAGATTTAAATAAATCCATTTACGCATGTTCGGATTATGAATATTTAAAAAAACTTTTTCGATGA
- a CDS encoding prephenate dehydratase, which translates to MKKVIGIQGIQGSFHHLVAQQYYGEDVQVKECMSFQELVQRLVNDETQEAVMAIENSIAGSILPNYALIDENNLHVIGEHYIPIAMNMMALKGQKIDQIKKVYSHPMALLQCKEFFKKYPYIKLIEDADTAEVARRISEKQSKHVAAVASTAAAAIFGLDILAADIHTKKSNATRFLIISKTKKEPNGEKIDKASLKFELESRTGSLVSVLNIMRDFELNMTKIQSMPIIETPWKYSFFIDVTFDDYERFSKAMEVLRMMTEQLRIFGTYKNNV; encoded by the coding sequence ATGAAAAAAGTTATAGGAATACAGGGGATCCAGGGGTCCTTTCATCATTTGGTCGCCCAGCAATATTACGGGGAAGATGTACAGGTAAAAGAGTGCATGTCTTTTCAGGAACTGGTACAACGTTTGGTAAATGATGAAACCCAGGAAGCCGTAATGGCGATAGAAAATTCTATAGCCGGCTCTATCCTTCCCAATTACGCATTGATCGATGAAAATAATCTACATGTAATAGGAGAGCATTATATCCCAATCGCCATGAATATGATGGCGCTTAAAGGACAGAAAATCGACCAGATTAAGAAAGTATACTCTCACCCAATGGCTTTACTGCAGTGTAAAGAGTTTTTTAAAAAATATCCTTATATAAAACTTATTGAAGATGCCGATACTGCAGAGGTTGCCAGAAGAATCTCAGAAAAGCAATCTAAGCACGTGGCTGCGGTAGCCAGTACGGCAGCGGCTGCTATTTTTGGCTTGGATATTTTGGCTGCAGATATTCATACAAAAAAGAGTAATGCCACCCGGTTTTTAATCATCAGTAAAACGAAGAAAGAGCCTAACGGAGAGAAGATTGATAAAGCTTCATTGAAGTTTGAATTAGAAAGTCGCACCGGTAGTTTGGTTTCTGTATTGAACATCATGAGAGATTTTGAGCTGAACATGACGAAGATCCAAAGTATGCCAATTATTGAAACTCCCTGGAAGTACAGTTTTTTTATCGATGTAACATTCGATGATTACGAAAGGTTTTCTAAAGCTATGGAAGTGTTAAGAATGATGACCGAACAATTAAGAATTTTTGGAACATATAAAAACAACGTTTAA
- a CDS encoding DUF3857 domain-containing protein, with product MKSFLLGFMLLSGILGYAQDSYQSIILKKELTEHANAVIRDETILIEVEDVDKMTVTTKRVVTVLNKYGDRYVHAYDFYDDGDAKIKSQSAYVYDNKGTEIKKYKQRDFKDQSAVGSSNLYSDNRVSYLDYSPMSYPYTVVYESEVQMSTTVFIQPFQPVDGYFVSMESGSYQLKNPKHIPLRYLESNLDSIKLEKNNTQFELSYKVSHIPAYKYEPYSPQISDMTPKVKVALDRFSLMGVEGTANNWKEFGKWQYENLIKGRDALNAVTKAEISELVKDAESDYEKAKLIYEYMQGKTRYISVQLGIGGWEPILATEVDRLGYGDCKGLTNYMKALLASQGIQSNYAVVYAGEEQKDIDPEFASMQGNHVILNVPGIAENDVWLECTSQSLPFNYLGDFTDNRHVLLIKEEGGEIVKTPNYECAINLEETLCDIGLSEDIFTASIKKQSKGISYGNNYHIQTQKEKDKNLYYKEVFGNLQGIHFDNLKFENDKEHASFSEELVFSGKKFYTTAGKRILLPLNFIEPEIDIVSRNENRLYPIEILRGFTNKDQFNFKIPEGYAVEALPEAISIDTDFGSFKLSVKESNEHPGTLVVKRSLSVNQGHWPADKYEDFRAFLNKINMLSNQKAVLVKNG from the coding sequence ATGAAATCTTTTTTATTAGGCTTTATGCTCCTAAGTGGAATCCTTGGTTATGCTCAGGATTCTTACCAAAGTATCATTCTAAAAAAAGAACTTACCGAACATGCTAATGCGGTTATCAGGGATGAGACTATTTTAATTGAGGTTGAGGATGTAGATAAAATGACGGTTACTACCAAACGAGTAGTTACCGTACTTAATAAATACGGCGATCGTTATGTCCATGCCTATGACTTTTACGATGATGGTGATGCCAAGATAAAGTCACAATCTGCTTACGTTTACGATAACAAAGGCACAGAGATCAAGAAGTATAAACAGCGGGATTTTAAAGATCAAAGTGCGGTAGGCTCTTCTAATTTATATTCAGATAACAGAGTGAGCTATCTGGATTATTCTCCTATGAGTTATCCTTATACGGTGGTTTACGAGAGTGAAGTGCAAATGTCTACCACTGTTTTTATTCAGCCTTTTCAGCCAGTTGATGGTTACTTTGTAAGTATGGAATCCGGTTCATACCAGTTAAAAAATCCAAAGCATATACCACTACGTTATCTGGAGTCTAATTTAGATAGTATTAAACTCGAAAAGAATAATACCCAATTCGAGTTATCCTATAAAGTAAGTCATATTCCGGCCTATAAATATGAGCCGTATAGTCCCCAGATTTCAGACATGACCCCAAAAGTAAAAGTCGCTCTGGACAGGTTTAGTTTGATGGGGGTAGAGGGGACTGCCAATAACTGGAAAGAATTTGGGAAGTGGCAATACGAAAACCTTATTAAAGGCAGGGATGCGTTAAATGCGGTTACAAAAGCCGAGATTTCAGAACTGGTAAAAGACGCTGAGAGCGATTACGAGAAAGCTAAACTCATTTATGAGTATATGCAGGGTAAAACCCGCTACATTAGTGTGCAATTAGGTATTGGTGGCTGGGAGCCAATTTTAGCGACTGAAGTAGATCGTTTGGGGTATGGAGATTGTAAAGGCCTAACCAATTATATGAAAGCTTTACTGGCTTCGCAGGGTATTCAATCAAACTATGCAGTGGTTTATGCCGGTGAAGAACAAAAAGATATTGATCCTGAGTTTGCCTCAATGCAGGGAAACCATGTTATTTTAAATGTGCCGGGAATCGCAGAAAATGATGTTTGGCTGGAATGTACCAGCCAGTCCTTACCATTTAATTATTTGGGAGATTTTACAGATAATCGTCATGTATTACTCATAAAAGAGGAAGGTGGAGAAATTGTGAAAACCCCAAACTATGAGTGTGCCATAAATCTTGAAGAAACCCTATGTGATATAGGCCTTTCTGAAGATATTTTTACCGCCAGTATAAAAAAGCAAAGCAAAGGCATTTCCTACGGGAATAATTATCATATACAAACACAAAAAGAGAAAGATAAAAACCTATATTATAAAGAGGTTTTTGGAAACTTACAGGGTATTCATTTTGATAATTTAAAGTTTGAAAACGATAAAGAGCACGCTAGTTTTTCAGAAGAATTAGTTTTTAGCGGTAAAAAATTTTACACCACTGCAGGTAAAAGGATCTTACTGCCGCTTAATTTTATTGAGCCCGAAATAGATATAGTATCACGTAACGAAAACAGACTTTATCCTATTGAGATTTTACGTGGATTTACTAATAAAGATCAATTTAATTTTAAAATTCCTGAAGGTTATGCGGTGGAGGCCCTACCCGAAGCAATTAGCATAGATACCGATTTTGGAAGTTTTAAACTCTCTGTTAAAGAATCTAACGAGCATCCGGGAACTCTTGTGGTTAAGCGCTCTTTAAGTGTAAACCAGGGACATTGGCCAGCAGATAAATACGAAGATTTTAGAGCGTTTTTAAACAAGATCAACATGTTAAGCAATCAAAAAGCTGTTTTAGTTAAAAACGGCTAA
- a CDS encoding prephenate dehydrogenase, which produces MKVSVIGVGLIGGSFALAIKESFPESTIFGIDKSEAHVKEALEIGFIDAAGTMEDLADSDVAIVAVPVDISIKVLKEALDNAGDHTLVIDAGSTKFKLCEAVKDHPKRRNYLSSHPIAGTEFSGPSAAIKDLYKEKTNIVCEVEKTAFKLQERGMEIFRKIGMRIRYMDPESHDRHIAYVSHLSHISSFMLGKTVLEKEKNERDIFDLAGSGFASTVRLAKSSPAMWSPIFQQNKENVLETLNEYIHNLTAFRDLIANDEFGEVYNEMERTNHIKSILNGIS; this is translated from the coding sequence ATGAAAGTAAGTGTAATTGGAGTAGGACTTATTGGTGGTTCGTTTGCGTTGGCAATAAAAGAATCCTTTCCTGAAAGTACCATTTTTGGTATCGATAAGAGTGAAGCACATGTAAAAGAAGCTCTAGAGATTGGTTTTATCGATGCTGCCGGAACGATGGAAGATCTGGCCGATAGTGATGTTGCAATTGTAGCGGTGCCTGTAGATATTAGTATTAAAGTTCTAAAAGAAGCTTTAGACAATGCCGGAGACCATACGTTGGTAATCGATGCCGGTTCTACAAAATTCAAATTGTGTGAAGCGGTAAAAGATCATCCAAAACGAAGAAATTATTTATCGTCTCATCCTATTGCAGGAACCGAGTTTTCTGGTCCCTCTGCAGCTATAAAAGATTTATATAAAGAAAAGACCAATATCGTATGTGAAGTAGAAAAGACCGCTTTTAAACTTCAGGAGCGAGGTATGGAAATTTTCAGGAAAATAGGAATGCGTATTCGGTATATGGATCCAGAATCTCATGATCGTCATATTGCATATGTATCGCATTTATCACATATTAGCTCGTTTATGTTAGGGAAAACAGTCCTTGAAAAAGAGAAGAACGAGCGGGATATTTTTGATTTGGCGGGAAGTGGTTTTGCATCAACGGTAAGGCTGGCAAAAAGCTCGCCGGCGATGTGGTCGCCCATTTTTCAGCAGAATAAAGAAAACGTGCTGGAAACGCTAAATGAATATATTCATAATTTAACCGCTTTTAGAGACTTAATCGCCAACGATGAGTTTGGTGAAGTGTACAACGAAATGGAACGTACAAATCATATAAAATCAATTTTAAACGGAATTAGCTAA
- the dtd gene encoding D-aminoacyl-tRNA deacylase encodes MRVVLQRVTNASVSIENKVNAEIGLGLLLLVGIEADDTSEDIEWLCRKIVNMRIFNDEDEVMNNSLLDVKGDAIIVSQFTLHASTKKGNRPSYIKAAKPDMAIPLYEEFIASFEKQLGKKVGTGKFGADMKVALLNDGPVTILMDSKNKS; translated from the coding sequence ATGAGAGTAGTTTTGCAGCGGGTAACCAATGCTTCTGTAAGCATAGAAAATAAGGTAAATGCTGAAATTGGTTTAGGCCTTTTGTTATTAGTAGGCATAGAAGCTGATGATACTTCAGAAGATATAGAATGGCTTTGTAGAAAGATTGTGAATATGCGTATCTTTAATGATGAAGACGAGGTGATGAATAACTCGCTTTTAGATGTAAAAGGTGATGCCATCATTGTAAGCCAGTTTACCTTACATGCAAGTACTAAAAAGGGGAATCGCCCAAGTTATATTAAAGCGGCAAAGCCGGATATGGCGATTCCGTTATATGAGGAATTTATTGCAAGCTTTGAGAAACAGCTGGGCAAAAAAGTAGGAACGGGTAAATTTGGTGCTGATATGAAGGTAGCACTGCTAAATGATGGACCAGTAACTATCTTAATGGATTCTAAAAATAAAAGTTAA
- a CDS encoding pyridoxal phosphate-dependent aminotransferase, with product MIPANRLEHVKEYYFSSKLREVRALQAAGKPIINLGIGSPDLPPPKQVIAALNKGLTQNGAHQYQPYKGTAEFRNAVAGFYQKYYQVSLDPETEIIPLMGSKEGILHISMAYLNEGDEVLIPNPGYPTYTSVSKLVGAKAIFYNLNEEGNWLPNFEELEQKDLSKVKIMWVNYPHMPTGASATEEVFEQLVAFGKKHQILIVNDNPYSFILNEHPKSILKIAGAKEVALELNSLSKSFNMAGWRVGMLNGSAKNIDTVLKVKTNMDSGMFYPVQAGATAALELEKNWFDAMNAIYKSRRAKILELAAALGCKPGKEQAGMFIWCKVPEGKSSEEFVDNLLHDHSIFTAPGFIFGDMGEGYIRFSLCTDEKNVDEAIKRIKG from the coding sequence ATGATACCAGCCAATAGGTTAGAACATGTAAAAGAGTACTATTTCTCTTCAAAGTTAAGAGAAGTTCGTGCCTTACAGGCCGCAGGTAAGCCCATTATCAATTTAGGAATTGGTAGTCCGGATTTACCACCACCAAAACAGGTGATTGCTGCCTTAAATAAGGGGTTAACTCAAAATGGTGCACATCAATATCAGCCGTATAAAGGTACTGCCGAATTTAGGAATGCGGTCGCCGGTTTCTATCAAAAGTATTATCAGGTATCCTTAGATCCCGAAACCGAGATTATTCCGTTAATGGGAAGTAAAGAAGGGATTTTGCATATTTCTATGGCTTATTTAAATGAAGGCGATGAGGTGCTGATCCCTAACCCAGGCTATCCAACCTATACGTCGGTTTCAAAATTGGTTGGTGCAAAGGCGATTTTTTATAATCTGAATGAGGAAGGGAATTGGTTGCCGAATTTCGAGGAGTTAGAACAGAAGGATTTAAGTAAGGTGAAAATTATGTGGGTTAATTATCCGCATATGCCAACCGGAGCCTCAGCTACAGAGGAGGTTTTTGAGCAATTGGTAGCCTTTGGTAAAAAACATCAGATTCTTATCGTTAATGATAATCCGTATAGCTTTATTCTAAACGAACATCCTAAAAGTATTTTAAAAATTGCAGGCGCTAAAGAAGTAGCATTAGAGCTGAATAGTTTAAGCAAGAGCTTTAATATGGCGGGTTGGCGTGTAGGAATGTTAAATGGAAGCGCTAAAAATATCGACACTGTATTAAAGGTGAAAACCAATATGGATAGTGGGATGTTTTATCCCGTGCAGGCTGGTGCTACTGCAGCATTGGAATTGGAAAAAAACTGGTTTGATGCTATGAATGCGATTTATAAAAGCCGACGAGCTAAAATTCTGGAATTAGCTGCAGCTTTGGGTTGCAAGCCAGGAAAAGAACAGGCTGGGATGTTTATATGGTGTAAAGTACCGGAAGGAAAATCTTCTGAAGAGTTTGTGGATAACCTGCTGCATGACCATAGTATTTTTACCGCTCCCGGTTTTATTTTTGGAGATATGGGGGAAGGCTATATTCGTTTTTCGCTTTGCACAGACGAAAAAAATGTAGATGAAGCCATTAAACGAATTAAAGGATGA
- the aroA gene encoding 3-phosphoshikimate 1-carboxyvinyltransferase: MKFKLKHSQETVKGALQITGSKSESNRLLIIESLFKNLEISNLSNSDDTQVMKKALTSNEVEVDIHHAGTAMRFLTAYFAVQEGRETVLTGSPRMQERPVKLLVEALRSMGADISYERNEGYPPIRIQGKKLQANAVSLQANISSQYISALMLIGASLPEGLTINLEGQVTSTPYILMTLEMLQRSGIQGSFEDNIIRIEACAAVSPKTIPVESDWSSASYFYSIAALAEEAEIRLSNYRKESLQGDSCLATIYQQFGVETSFEENSITLKKSKCSKPASISEDLRNSPDIAQTIAVTCLGLGTACKLTGLHTLKIKETDRLVALKNEIEKLGGEVVISDEHLELKPSAILKENVEIETYNDHRMAMAFAPIALKVPVIIADAMVVSKSYPDFYSDLEKLNFEVIKD; encoded by the coding sequence ATGAAATTTAAACTTAAGCACTCACAGGAAACTGTGAAAGGAGCGCTGCAAATAACAGGATCTAAAAGCGAATCAAACCGATTATTAATTATAGAATCGCTGTTTAAGAACCTTGAGATTTCCAATCTTTCGAATAGTGATGATACCCAGGTGATGAAAAAAGCTTTGACTTCTAATGAAGTTGAGGTAGATATCCATCATGCCGGTACTGCCATGCGTTTTCTTACAGCTTATTTTGCGGTTCAGGAAGGAAGAGAAACAGTATTAACCGGTAGCCCGCGCATGCAGGAGCGACCTGTTAAATTACTGGTAGAAGCGCTTCGATCTATGGGGGCTGATATTTCTTATGAAAGGAATGAAGGTTACCCTCCAATACGAATACAGGGTAAAAAGCTTCAGGCCAATGCTGTAAGCCTTCAGGCTAATATTAGCAGCCAGTATATTTCAGCATTAATGCTTATTGGAGCTTCGCTTCCTGAGGGATTAACCATTAACCTGGAAGGGCAGGTGACCAGTACTCCGTATATCCTGATGACATTAGAAATGCTTCAGCGCTCAGGTATTCAGGGAAGTTTCGAGGATAATATCATTAGGATTGAAGCATGTGCTGCGGTTTCTCCAAAAACGATTCCGGTAGAATCAGATTGGAGCTCTGCTTCCTACTTTTATAGTATAGCGGCACTCGCAGAAGAAGCTGAGATTAGATTGTCGAATTACAGAAAAGAAAGCTTACAGGGGGATTCCTGTTTAGCAACAATCTATCAGCAATTTGGTGTAGAAACAAGTTTCGAAGAAAACAGTATTACGCTAAAAAAATCGAAATGTTCTAAACCAGCAAGTATTAGTGAAGATCTTAGGAATTCTCCCGATATCGCACAAACTATTGCCGTAACTTGTCTTGGTTTGGGAACCGCATGCAAACTAACCGGGCTCCATACACTCAAGATCAAGGAAACCGATCGATTGGTGGCATTAAAAAACGAAATCGAAAAATTAGGAGGGGAAGTAGTGATCTCTGACGAGCATTTGGAGCTAAAGCCATCTGCAATTTTAAAAGAAAATGTAGAAATCGAGACCTATAACGATCATCGTATGGCTATGGCATTTGCACCTATAGCTTTAAAAGTTCCAGTAATAATAGCAGATGCTATGGTCGTTTCGAAGAGTTATCCAGATTTTTATTCAGATTTAGAAAAGCTAAATTTTGAAGTAATTAAAGATTAA
- a CDS encoding nucleotide pyrophosphohydrolase: MNLQNSQKAVDDWIKEHGVRYFNELTNMAQLTEEVGEVARIIARRYGEQSEKESDKAKDLGEELADVVFVVLCLANQTGVDLQEAFDKKLDLKTKRDHNRHHNNEKLK, translated from the coding sequence ATGAATCTACAGAACTCACAGAAGGCCGTTGATGATTGGATCAAAGAGCACGGCGTAAGATATTTTAATGAATTGACTAATATGGCGCAACTCACCGAAGAGGTTGGTGAAGTTGCGCGTATTATTGCGCGCAGATATGGCGAGCAAAGTGAAAAAGAAAGCGATAAAGCAAAAGATCTTGGCGAGGAGCTCGCCGATGTGGTGTTTGTAGTGCTTTGTCTTGCTAATCAAACCGGAGTAGATTTACAGGAAGCTTTCGATAAAAAACTAGATCTTAAAACTAAAAGAGATCACAACAGGCATCATAATAACGAAAAGCTAAAGTAA
- the rsgA gene encoding ribosome small subunit-dependent GTPase A, producing the protein MKGTVYKSTGSWYQVKAENGEFYDCRIKGKFRIKGIKSTNPVAVGDQVEIDLEEISGQTQGVIKKIKDRDNYIIRRSVNLSKQTHIIAANIDQVFLMVTLNNPPTFTTFIDRFLVTAEAYHVKAVLLFNKIDIYNEDELLEIKFLAKLYRDIGYECIGISAKSGKNVDKVKEMMLGKTSMFSGHSGTGKSTLINALEPSLNLKTLEISEQHKQGQHTTTFAEMFDLSFDARIIDTPGIKGFGVVDIEKEELGNYFPEFFELKQDCKFHNCLHLNEPKCAVKDALEEGEIPWSRYKSYLQIIEGEDEPYRMDNYKK; encoded by the coding sequence ATGAAAGGAACGGTTTATAAATCTACGGGCAGTTGGTATCAGGTAAAGGCAGAGAATGGTGAATTCTATGATTGCCGTATCAAAGGGAAATTCCGAATAAAAGGAATTAAAAGTACCAATCCTGTTGCGGTAGGCGATCAGGTAGAGATTGATCTTGAAGAAATTTCAGGACAAACTCAGGGGGTCATCAAAAAGATTAAAGACCGTGATAATTATATTATTCGGCGTTCAGTGAACCTGTCTAAACAAACGCATATTATCGCGGCCAATATCGATCAGGTTTTTCTTATGGTAACGCTAAATAATCCTCCCACTTTTACCACATTTATCGATCGATTTTTAGTTACGGCAGAGGCCTATCATGTAAAAGCTGTACTTCTTTTTAATAAAATCGATATCTATAACGAAGATGAGCTTTTAGAAATAAAATTTCTGGCTAAGCTGTATCGTGATATTGGATATGAATGCATAGGCATCTCGGCAAAAAGCGGTAAAAATGTAGATAAGGTAAAAGAAATGATGTTGGGTAAAACCTCTATGTTTTCAGGGCATAGTGGTACGGGTAAATCTACATTGATCAATGCGCTGGAGCCTTCTTTAAACTTAAAAACCCTCGAGATTTCTGAGCAACATAAACAAGGTCAGCATACCACTACTTTTGCTGAAATGTTCGACCTTAGTTTTGATGCCAGAATTATAGATACTCCGGGAATTAAAGGATTTGGAGTGGTAGATATCGAAAAAGAAGAATTAGGTAATTATTTTCCTGAGTTTTTTGAATTAAAACAAGATTGTAAATTTCATAATTGCCTGCATCTTAATGAACCAAAATGTGCGGTAAAAGATGCTTTAGAAGAAGGGGAAATTCCGTGGTCGCGTTATAAAAGTTATTTGCAAATCATCGAAGGCGAGGACGAGCCTTATAGAATGGATAATTATAAGAAATGA
- a CDS encoding bifunctional 3-deoxy-7-phosphoheptulonate synthase/chorismate mutase type II, protein MENKKELRNWLDAFGLDHPLVIAGPCSAETEEQVLKIAHQLKDTDATVLRAGIWKPRTRPGNFEGVGALGLKWLQKAKEETGMLTTTEVANPHHVELALKHDVDILWIGARTTVSPFIIQEIADALKGTDKPVLIKNPVNPDLALWLGAVERMYTADIKNLGVIHRGFSSYEKSKYRNNPEWQIAIELQNKFPDLPLILDPSHIAGRRDIIFDLCQTALDLNFDGLMVETHWDPDNAWSDAKQQITPATLVQIMKDLKIRKEVSESEEYQNKLQNLRAKIDIADNQLIELLAKRMKISEDIGHVKKSQNVAILQTKRWNEILGKMVLEGEQHGLSEEFVLKLFKAVHQESINHQQAILDS, encoded by the coding sequence ATGGAAAACAAGAAAGAATTAAGAAACTGGTTAGATGCATTCGGATTAGATCATCCCTTGGTCATCGCAGGACCATGTAGTGCAGAGACCGAAGAGCAGGTGCTAAAAATCGCTCATCAGTTAAAAGATACCGATGCGACAGTTTTACGTGCCGGAATCTGGAAACCAAGAACAAGACCTGGGAATTTTGAAGGCGTTGGTGCTTTAGGTTTAAAATGGTTGCAAAAGGCCAAAGAAGAAACCGGAATGTTAACAACTACCGAGGTTGCAAATCCGCATCACGTTGAGTTGGCTTTAAAACACGATGTTGATATTCTTTGGATTGGAGCAAGAACTACGGTTTCTCCTTTTATTATTCAGGAAATTGCAGATGCGCTAAAAGGAACCGATAAGCCGGTATTAATTAAAAATCCTGTAAACCCAGATTTAGCTTTGTGGCTAGGTGCGGTTGAGCGTATGTATACTGCAGATATCAAAAATCTAGGGGTAATTCACAGAGGATTCTCCAGCTACGAAAAATCGAAATACCGTAACAATCCCGAATGGCAAATTGCAATCGAGTTACAAAATAAATTCCCGGATCTTCCTTTAATTTTAGATCCTTCTCATATAGCAGGACGTCGTGATATTATTTTTGATCTTTGTCAAACTGCTTTAGATCTTAATTTTGACGGATTAATGGTAGAGACTCACTGGGATCCGGATAATGCATGGAGTGATGCTAAACAGCAAATTACACCGGCAACTTTGGTGCAGATCATGAAAGATCTTAAGATCAGAAAAGAGGTTTCTGAAAGTGAAGAATACCAAAATAAATTACAGAATCTTAGGGCTAAAATCGATATTGCCGATAATCAGTTAATCGAGCTTTTAGCCAAGCGTATGAAAATTTCTGAAGATATCGGTCACGTGAAAAAGTCACAAAACGTAGCGATTCTTCAAACCAAACGTTGGAATGAAATCCTTGGTAAGATGGTGCTTGAAGGTGAGCAACACGGACTAAGTGAAGAGTTTGTTTTAAAATTATTTAAAGCAGTTCACCAGGAATCAATTAATCATCAGCAGGCAATTTTAGACAGCTAA